A region of Planctomycetia bacterium DNA encodes the following proteins:
- a CDS encoding ABC transporter permease: protein MNLFLTLRIAAKALRKNKLRAGLTVLGVVIGIAAVTTMVSIGQSAGQLVQDQIQGLGTNVFVVFPSAGRQGGARQGLVVTLTADDVLAMERECPAVMAASPIVGAQGQIIYGNSNWSPNEMVGVGVNYLTVRNWSLARGGFFTENDITSANKVCVIGHTVVAKLFQTTNPIGETVRIKNIPFTVIGILESKGANMVGEDQDNIVICPYSTVRMRLQGSSFRNIDAVMAPARSPALIDVAAQETYSLLMERHRIPPGEAADFEVGTAAEIANIMGIITGVMTMLLAAIAGISLLVGGVGIMNIMLVSVTERTREIGIRLAVGARSRDILRQFLIEAMLLSSVGGIVGILLGISASVGIMTVINSITVGSKWPIVVSLPAAVVALVFSAAVGMFFGYYPARRASRMDPIDALRYE from the coding sequence ATGAACCTCTTCCTCACTCTCCGCATCGCCGCGAAAGCGCTCCGCAAGAATAAGTTGCGGGCCGGGCTCACGGTGCTGGGCGTGGTGATTGGGATCGCCGCCGTGACGACGATGGTGTCGATCGGCCAGAGCGCCGGGCAGTTGGTGCAGGATCAAATCCAGGGCCTGGGGACGAATGTCTTCGTCGTCTTTCCTAGCGCGGGGCGGCAAGGCGGCGCAAGGCAAGGACTCGTCGTCACGCTTACTGCAGATGACGTCTTGGCAATGGAGCGCGAGTGTCCGGCCGTGATGGCGGCCTCGCCGATCGTCGGCGCCCAGGGGCAGATCATTTACGGAAACTCCAATTGGTCGCCTAATGAGATGGTGGGTGTTGGGGTCAACTACCTCACGGTCCGCAACTGGTCGTTGGCGCGCGGCGGATTCTTCACCGAGAACGACATCACGTCGGCCAACAAAGTCTGCGTCATCGGTCACACCGTCGTGGCGAAATTGTTCCAGACGACCAATCCGATCGGCGAGACGGTGCGGATCAAAAACATCCCCTTCACCGTGATCGGCATCTTGGAGTCGAAGGGCGCCAACATGGTCGGTGAGGATCAGGACAACATTGTAATCTGCCCCTATTCGACGGTGCGGATGCGGCTGCAAGGGTCGAGTTTCCGCAACATCGACGCGGTGATGGCGCCCGCCCGGTCTCCGGCGCTGATTGACGTCGCGGCGCAAGAGACGTACAGCCTGTTAATGGAGCGCCATCGGATTCCGCCCGGCGAGGCGGCCGATTTCGAGGTCGGCACCGCGGCCGAAATTGCCAACATCATGGGCATCATCACCGGTGTCATGACGATGCTGCTCGCGGCGATCGCCGGCATCTCGCTGCTCGTCGGCGGCGTGGGCATCATGAACATCATGCTGGTTTCCGTCACGGAACGCACCCGTGAGATTGGCATTCGCCTGGCCGTGGGGGCGCGCTCGCGCGACATCTTGCGCCAATTCCTGATCGAAGCGATGCTCCTCTCCAGCGTCGGCGGCATTGTGGGGATTTTGCTCGGCATCTCCGCATCGGTCGGCATCATGACGGTGATCAATTCAATTACCGTCGGCTCGAAGTGGCCGATTGTCGTCTCGCTGCCGGCGGCAGTCGTGGCGCTCGTATTCAGCGCCGCCGTCGGCATGTTCTTCGGCTATTATCCCGCGCGCCGCGCGAGCCGGATGGATCCGATTGATGCGCTACGCTACGAGTAA
- a CDS encoding efflux RND transporter periplasmic adaptor subunit, whose translation MKRWVIAAIALVVVGAVGAVSLPRMQAYWKTKYGVKFREETVSRGDITQVVNSTGAIQPVLKVTIGTFVSGPIIQLNVDFNSKVKKGDIMALIDPRLYEAAYDSDKARLATADADVVRVTALLQQAINDEKRSKLLRAENRDFISDSEMDQFKFARSTLAAQLEAAKAAVIQAKANLKNSETNLKYTEIVAPVDGVVIDKKIDSGQTLAAQFQTPELFIVAPDMEKKMLVTASVDEADMGLIKDAQLRGEPVTFTVYAYPTELFHGTISQVRLNSTTTQNVVTYPVVVEAPNPELKLLPGMTANISFRIEKREKIQRIPNAALRFYPKLEQVRPDDKKILEGTATCRPTSGRGNENGPSESQRSADERAKAGRERNRRHVWVVEGELLRAIEVTVGIADNEFTELLTGEIKDGQALVTGEKPPGP comes from the coding sequence ATGAAGCGTTGGGTGATCGCGGCAATTGCGTTGGTGGTCGTCGGAGCCGTGGGCGCCGTCTCGCTGCCGCGGATGCAGGCCTACTGGAAAACGAAGTACGGCGTGAAGTTCCGTGAAGAAACCGTCTCGCGCGGCGATATCACCCAGGTGGTGAATTCGACGGGCGCTATCCAGCCGGTTCTGAAGGTGACCATTGGCACGTTCGTCTCCGGGCCGATCATCCAGTTGAACGTCGATTTCAACTCGAAGGTGAAAAAGGGAGACATCATGGCGCTGATCGATCCGCGGCTTTATGAGGCCGCGTACGACAGCGATAAAGCCCGGCTGGCCACGGCCGACGCCGACGTCGTGAGGGTGACCGCGCTGTTGCAACAGGCGATCAATGACGAGAAGCGATCCAAGCTCCTCAGGGCGGAAAATCGCGATTTCATTTCGGACTCTGAAATGGATCAATTCAAGTTCGCCAGAAGCACGCTGGCGGCCCAACTGGAAGCCGCCAAGGCGGCCGTCATCCAAGCCAAAGCGAACTTGAAGAACTCGGAAACGAATCTCAAATACACCGAAATCGTTGCGCCCGTCGACGGAGTTGTCATCGACAAGAAGATCGACTCCGGCCAGACGCTGGCGGCGCAGTTCCAGACGCCTGAGTTGTTCATTGTCGCGCCGGACATGGAAAAGAAGATGCTCGTCACGGCCTCCGTCGACGAGGCCGACATGGGGCTCATCAAAGACGCGCAACTACGCGGCGAACCGGTCACGTTCACTGTCTACGCGTATCCTACGGAGCTCTTCCACGGGACGATTTCACAAGTTCGGTTGAACTCCACCACAACGCAAAACGTGGTGACGTATCCCGTCGTGGTCGAGGCGCCGAATCCTGAATTGAAACTCCTTCCGGGCATGACGGCGAACATCTCGTTCCGGATCGAGAAGCGCGAGAAGATCCAGCGGATCCCGAATGCCGCCTTGCGGTTCTACCCGAAGCTCGAACAAGTGCGGCCGGATGACAAAAAGATTCTCGAAGGAACCGCCACCTGCCGGCCGACCAGCGGCAGGGGGAATGAAAACGGCCCCAGCGAATCCCAGCGTTCGGCCGACGAGCGCGCCAAGGCCGGGCGCGAACGCAACCGCCGCCATGTCTGGGTCGTGGAAGGCGAACTACTCCGAGCGATCGAAGTCACCGTCGGCATCGCCGACAACGAATTCACGGAACTGCTCACCGGCGAAATCAAAGACGGCCAGGCTCTCGTCACCGGCGAAAAACCGCCCGGCCCGTAA